A stretch of Streptomyces vietnamensis DNA encodes these proteins:
- a CDS encoding glycoside hydrolase family 26 protein yields MGAAYRRTSRKWLGVFTAGLLVTGSAVLSSPAHAAASVRTADPDPALATAMGAFLDSGRRGVARIGQLERWLGGHELRVGHTYLPGDLWSNIEGTPGFLEAWADWRNERIHRMLVLNVPMLERNEARVSDREVRRQLQLGAAGYYDHHFTTLAERLVEEGARDTVIVLGWEMNGTTYTHRCAPDPTAWKKYWNRIVTAMRSVPGQKFRFDFNPSRGLDAIPWTQCYPGDDVVDIIGMDSYDQPAGSSFDRHVSEPYGLQKQVDFAAEHGKQISYPEWGLFRNGDNPEYMRRMLDWMRQHKPLYHTITDYCPHGVWQCDDNPQSSLVFRQMLYGTEPELPTVPEPKPEPKPEPKPEPKPEPKPEPKPEPKPEPKPEPKPEPKPEPKPEPKPEPKPEPKPEPKPEPKPEPKPEPDCWTVDLGSWVEHWLGGSVCVPKDEWKDEPDLDWKDDWQDDLQEAWPF; encoded by the coding sequence CTCGTCCCCCGCGCACGCCGCCGCGTCCGTGAGGACGGCCGACCCCGATCCGGCCCTCGCCACCGCCATGGGAGCCTTCCTCGACTCGGGCCGACGCGGGGTCGCCCGCATCGGGCAGCTCGAACGGTGGCTCGGCGGCCACGAACTCCGCGTCGGTCACACCTACCTCCCGGGCGACCTCTGGTCGAACATCGAGGGGACCCCCGGCTTCCTCGAGGCCTGGGCCGACTGGCGCAACGAGCGGATCCACCGGATGCTCGTCCTCAACGTGCCCATGCTGGAGCGCAACGAGGCCCGCGTCTCCGACCGCGAGGTCCGCCGCCAGCTCCAGCTCGGCGCCGCCGGGTACTACGACCACCACTTCACGACCCTCGCCGAACGCCTCGTCGAGGAGGGGGCCAGGGACACCGTCATCGTCCTCGGCTGGGAGATGAACGGCACCACCTACACCCACCGGTGCGCCCCCGATCCCACCGCGTGGAAGAAGTACTGGAACCGGATCGTCACCGCGATGCGTTCCGTGCCGGGCCAGAAGTTCCGTTTCGACTTCAACCCGAGCCGTGGCCTCGACGCGATTCCGTGGACCCAGTGCTACCCGGGCGACGACGTCGTCGACATCATCGGCATGGATTCGTACGACCAGCCGGCGGGGAGCAGTTTCGACCGGCACGTCAGCGAACCGTACGGGCTCCAGAAGCAGGTCGATTTCGCCGCCGAGCACGGAAAGCAGATCTCCTATCCCGAATGGGGGCTCTTCCGGAACGGCGACAACCCGGAATACATGCGGCGCATGCTGGACTGGATGAGGCAGCACAAGCCGCTGTACCACACGATCACCGACTACTGTCCGCACGGCGTCTGGCAGTGCGACGACAATCCGCAGTCGTCGCTGGTCTTCCGGCAGATGCTGTACGGCACGGAACCGGAGCTCCCGACGGTTCCTGAGCCGAAGCCTGAGCCGAAGCCGGAACCCAAGCCCGAGCCGAAGCCTGAGCCGAAGCCGGAACCCAAGCCCGAGCCGAAGCCCGAGCCGAAGCCCGAGCCGAAGCCCGAGCCGAAGCCCGAGCCGAAGCCGGAACCCAAGCCCGAGCCGAAGCCCGAGCCGAAGCCGGAACCCAAGCCCGAGCCCAAGCCGGAACCGAAGCCCGAGCCCGACTGCTGGACCGTGGACCTCGGTTCGTGGGTGGAGCACTGGCTCGGCGGGTCCGTCTGCGTCCCGAAGGACGAGTGGAAGGACGAGCCCGACCTCGACTGGAAGGACGACTGGCAGGACGACTTGCAGGAGGCCTGGCCCTTCTGA